One genomic region from Oncorhynchus gorbuscha isolate QuinsamMale2020 ecotype Even-year linkage group LG13, OgorEven_v1.0, whole genome shotgun sequence encodes:
- the gask1b gene encoding Golgi-associated kinase 1B — protein METLIRPGDIKKSLILWSCSSFLRISNCVRRYPPSKRNLIIVGACCVYLFFVVSQVGHSLLHQDRRLGRHGYKKSLVLYSLRFDDDSPSETADSPTGANDDSLLPSVVPTRSNVVYITLKSRRIKPSIMRGTVRPKLRRKARRTKPNEGFTQNKIGTLKREEWRQKRTNRTDITWKQINTINHATRDVSSNLKMQTEPHVSSIRIYSERAPPWFSKEDISAMRFLADGKVSRIHEVSNKEFSPLLLFESTSYLSLIHSDKQNDFKDHKVCIGQCGVIKSPVDTSEVFAFHLDRVLGLNRSVAAVSRKFPFVQDGQPCPVVLWDGSLSPGDNAQGQSTVRMTWGEYQSSLKQRCWNRNVTPKPNSGCSSIHHYEWSKLALFDFLLQIYSRLDRNCCGFRPRQEDVCVEQGHHLECGDMDSLTLANIIHRGHDPRHLVFTENKGFFDRDEDNLDYRLLEGIKELPEQAVAVLMSQKLREKLLQSLFLDQLYWESQGGRQGIEKLIDVIERRAQVLLTYINSHGIKVVPMNV, from the exons ATGGAGACGTTAATACGTCCTGGAGACATCAAAAAGTCTCTCATTCTTTGGTCGTGTTCGTCTTTTCTGAGGATATCTAACTGCGTTCGGAGGTATCCCCCGTCGAAAAGGAATTTGATCATCGTGGGTGcatgttgtgtgtacctgtttttCGTGGTTTCCCAGGTTGGACATTCGTTGCTGCACCAGGATAGACGATTGGGCAGACACGGGTACAAGAAGAGTTTGGTACTATACTCTCTGAGGTTCGATGATGATAGCCCGTCGGAAACAGCCGACTCACCAACCGGTGCTAACGACGACTCTTTATTACCCTCAGTGGTTCCAACGCGGTCCAATGTGGTGTACATAACACTAAAGTCAAGGCGCATTAAACCATCTATTATGAGGGGAACAGTGAGACCGAAACTAAGGAGAAAAGCGAGGAGAACCAAACCCAATGAGGGATTTACGCAAAATAAAATTGGCACATTgaagagggaggaatggagacaAAAGCGCACTAACCGAACCGACATAACTTGGAAACAAATTAACACCATAAATCATGCAACACGAGATGTAAGCTCGAATTTAAAGATGCAAACAGAACCTCACGTCAGTTCTATCCGAATATACAGTGAGAGGGCACCGCCGTGGTTCAGCAAAGAGGACATTAGTGCCATGCGCTTTCTTGCTGATGGTAAAGTTTCGCGTATTCATGAAGTGTCCAATAAGGAATTTAGCCCCCTCTTGCTGTTTGAAAGCACATCATATTTGTCATTGATCCATTCTGACAAACAGAACGATTTCAAGGACCATAAAGTGTGTATAGGACAATGTGGAGTTATCAAAAGTCCAGTGGACACGAGCGAGGTTTTCGCTTTCCATTTGGATAGGGTCTTGGGACTGAACCGGAGCGTTGCCGCTGTCAGCAGGAAGTTTCCGTTTGTACAAG ATGGCCAGCCTTGCCCCGTGGTGCTGTgggatggttctctctctccaggggacAATGCACAGGGCCAGTCCACTGTGAGGATGACATGGGGGGAGTACCAGAGCTCCCTCAAACAGAGGTGCTGGAACAGGAACGTCACGCCCAAGCCTAACTCTGGCTGCTCCAGCATTCACCATTATGAGTGGAGCAAACTAGCCCTGTTTGATTTCCTGTTGCAG ATATACAGCCGATTGGACCGGAACTGCTGTGGGTTCAGGCCTCGTCAGGAGGACGTGTGTGTGGAGCAGGGCCACCACCTGGAATGTGGGGACATGGACAGTTTGACGCTGGCCAACATCATCCACAGGGGTCACGACCCCAGGCACTTGGTCTTCACTGAAAACAAGGGCTTTTTCGACCGCGACGAGGACAACTTGGACTACAGACTACTGGAGGGAATCAAGGA GCTTCCAGAACAGGCAGTGGCCGTGTTGATGAGCCAGAAGCTGAGGGAGAAGCTCCTCCAGTCACTGTTCCTGGATCAGCTGTACTGGGAGAGCCAGGGAGGACGGCAGGGCATCGAGAAGCTCATCGACGTCATTGAGAGACGGGCCCAGGTTCTCCTAACATACATCAATTCCCACGGCATCAAAGTGGTGCCCATGAATGTATGA